One Weissella coleopterorum DNA segment encodes these proteins:
- the def gene encoding peptide deformylase, translated as MYLMKDIVRDPAQVLRQQATKVTFPLSAEDQEAMQNMMEYLVISQDEKLNEKYDLRPGVGLAAPQIGISKQFSAILIPEEDEQAWNEEDETEFTEEVAEPKYFFKGVIFNPVIIRQSVKQCALNIGEGCLSVDEDRPGYVHRPYRITVRYQDELGASHDLKLEGYPAIVFQHEIDHLKGALYYDHIKADEPWHQIENAKYLG; from the coding sequence ATGTATCTCATGAAAGATATCGTCCGGGACCCAGCGCAGGTTTTGCGACAACAAGCCACAAAAGTCACATTTCCTTTAAGCGCTGAGGATCAAGAAGCCATGCAAAATATGATGGAATATTTGGTTATTAGTCAGGACGAAAAGTTGAATGAAAAATATGACTTACGACCTGGAGTTGGATTAGCTGCTCCTCAAATTGGAATTTCAAAACAATTTTCGGCAATTTTAATTCCTGAAGAGGATGAGCAAGCTTGGAACGAGGAAGATGAGACCGAATTCACAGAGGAAGTTGCTGAACCTAAATACTTTTTTAAAGGGGTTATTTTCAATCCCGTAATTATTCGGCAATCAGTTAAACAATGTGCATTGAATATTGGTGAGGGGTGTCTTTCTGTGGATGAAGATCGCCCCGGATATGTTCACCGGCCTTACCGAATCACAGTTCGTTACCAAGACGAACTAGGGGCTAGTCATGACCTGAAATTAGAAGGTTATCCGGCTATCGTGTTCCAACACGAAATTGATCATCTAAAGGGAGCGCTATATTATGATCATATCAAAGCGGATGAACCTTGGCATCAAATTGAAAATGCAAAATATTTGGGGTAA
- a CDS encoding diacylglycerol/lipid kinase family protein, with protein MKNKYQFIINPVAKSGQSLANWALLKEKLVAQEIDFNFYISKDSQDLARWINHFLKQQKLSPTQLVVMGGDGTLNLAINAILERDINYRQPIAYIPDGSGNDFARAHGIAVDPLASLQRILEQTSQPFKKQPLTIDLGIYEDLKNQKRQYFVNNLGIGFDAMVVSMTNQSLAKVWLNRLGWGKLAYPLLIFKVLMEQDAFAVTVKNPSHSTDLYENAYLMTVSNHPYFGGGVNIMPDADPHDGLLDLIIIEKPKNKIRLFKIVQALLKKQLYEQPEVHRYTNQTLEFQTHRLELAQADGEELGAHIYNYRFSSRSFDFWL; from the coding sequence GTGAAAAATAAATATCAATTTATCATCAATCCCGTTGCGAAATCTGGACAGTCGTTAGCAAATTGGGCGCTTCTAAAAGAAAAGTTAGTTGCTCAAGAAATTGATTTTAACTTCTATATTAGTAAAGATTCACAAGACTTAGCACGCTGGATTAATCATTTTCTAAAACAACAAAAATTATCACCAACGCAATTGGTAGTCATGGGTGGTGATGGGACTTTGAATTTGGCAATTAATGCTATTCTAGAACGGGATATTAATTACAGGCAGCCAATAGCATATATTCCAGATGGTTCGGGCAATGACTTTGCTAGAGCTCATGGGATTGCGGTCGATCCATTAGCCTCTCTACAGCGAATTTTAGAACAAACTAGTCAACCGTTCAAGAAGCAACCTTTAACCATTGACTTAGGAATCTACGAAGATCTTAAGAATCAAAAACGGCAATATTTTGTGAATAACCTAGGAATTGGATTCGATGCGATGGTCGTCAGTATGACGAACCAGTCATTAGCTAAAGTTTGGCTCAATCGTTTGGGATGGGGTAAATTGGCTTACCCGCTTCTAATTTTTAAAGTTTTAATGGAACAGGATGCCTTTGCTGTGACAGTTAAAAACCCAAGCCATTCAACCGATTTATACGAAAACGCTTATCTAATGACCGTCTCTAACCATCCATATTTTGGTGGTGGGGTTAATATTATGCCGGATGCTGATCCACATGATGGGCTTCTTGATTTAATCATTATTGAAAAGCCAAAGAATAAAATACGGTTGTTTAAAATTGTCCAAGCTTTATTGAAAAAACAGTTATATGAACAACCTGAAGTTCATCGTTATACAAATCAAACACTAGAATTTCAAACTCACCGTTTAGAGTTAGCGCAAGCGGATGGCGAAGAATTAGGGGCACATATCTATAATTATCGATTTAGTTCACGTTCCTTTGATTTTTGGTTATGA
- the typA gene encoding translational GTPase TypA, whose product MAKRDNIRNIAIIAHVDHGKTTLVNELLKQSDTLDARNNITDRAMDTNDLEKERGITILAKNTAVKVGDKQINIVDTPGHADFGGEVERIMKMVDGVLLVVDAFEGTMPQTRFVLKKAFEQNLTPIVVVNKVDRPGARPSEVVDEVLDLFIELGADEEQLDFPVVFASAMNGTSSLDPDVAKQEHTMKPVFDTVFETIPAPEENSVEPLQFQVALLDYNDFLGRIGIGRVFRGTIKIGDSVEVMKLDGTSQNFRVTKLFGFIGLDRVEIEQAEAGDLIALAGMEEISVGETVTDPEHPEALPVLRIDEPTLQMTFRQNDSPFAGREGKFVTARQIEDRLRRELHTDVSLRVEDTGEAGSWLVSGRGELHLSILIETMRREGFELQASRPQVIYRDIDGVQSEPYEAVQIDTPDEYASSVIDSLNQRKGEMLNMESMGNGQTRLAYVAPSRGLIGYSTEFLSTTRGYGIYNHTYEDYRPIVRNWEPGRRNGALVSITQGTTTNYAIMGVEDRGQMFVGAGIEVYEGMIVGMNSRDNDISVNVTKMKPQSNVRSSNKDQTASIKTPREMGLEAALEFLNEDEYVEVTPENVRIRKDILNTSEREKFAKRRKMSQQ is encoded by the coding sequence TTGGCAAAACGCGATAACATTCGTAACATTGCAATCATCGCCCACGTCGATCATGGAAAGACCACGTTGGTGAATGAATTATTGAAGCAATCAGATACATTAGATGCTCGAAATAACATTACTGATCGAGCAATGGATACAAACGATCTTGAAAAAGAACGTGGAATTACCATTTTGGCCAAGAATACGGCCGTTAAGGTTGGCGACAAGCAAATTAACATTGTTGACACACCCGGCCACGCGGACTTCGGTGGTGAAGTTGAACGAATCATGAAGATGGTTGATGGAGTTTTGTTGGTAGTCGATGCCTTCGAAGGAACTATGCCACAAACTCGTTTCGTTTTGAAGAAAGCCTTTGAACAAAACTTAACACCAATCGTGGTCGTCAATAAAGTTGATCGTCCTGGGGCTCGTCCTTCAGAAGTTGTTGATGAAGTTTTGGATTTGTTCATTGAGCTTGGAGCTGATGAAGAACAATTGGACTTCCCAGTGGTCTTTGCTTCAGCTATGAACGGAACTTCATCATTAGATCCAGATGTTGCGAAGCAAGAACATACTATGAAGCCAGTCTTTGATACTGTCTTTGAAACAATTCCTGCACCTGAAGAAAATTCAGTTGAGCCATTACAATTCCAAGTTGCATTGCTTGACTATAATGACTTCCTTGGTCGTATTGGAATTGGGCGTGTCTTCCGTGGAACTATTAAGATTGGTGATTCTGTTGAAGTTATGAAATTAGATGGGACTTCACAAAATTTCCGTGTTACAAAGTTATTCGGATTTATTGGTCTTGACCGAGTTGAAATTGAACAAGCTGAAGCGGGTGATTTGATTGCACTTGCCGGAATGGAAGAAATTTCAGTTGGTGAGACTGTTACTGATCCAGAACATCCTGAAGCTTTGCCAGTTTTGCGAATTGATGAACCAACTTTGCAAATGACATTCCGTCAAAATGACTCGCCCTTTGCTGGTCGTGAAGGTAAATTTGTTACAGCACGCCAAATTGAAGATCGGCTTCGTCGTGAGTTGCATACTGACGTTTCTTTGAGAGTTGAAGACACTGGTGAAGCTGGATCTTGGTTGGTATCAGGTCGTGGTGAATTGCATCTTTCAATTTTGATTGAGACAATGCGTCGTGAAGGATTTGAGTTACAAGCATCTCGTCCACAAGTTATTTATCGTGATATTGATGGCGTACAATCAGAACCATACGAAGCGGTTCAAATTGATACACCTGACGAATATGCATCATCTGTTATTGATTCATTGAATCAACGTAAGGGTGAAATGTTGAATATGGAATCAATGGGAAATGGTCAAACTCGTTTGGCCTATGTGGCTCCTTCACGTGGTTTGATTGGATACTCAACTGAATTCCTTTCAACTACTCGTGGATATGGTATCTATAACCATACGTATGAAGATTACCGACCAATCGTTCGTAATTGGGAGCCTGGTCGTCGTAATGGAGCTTTGGTTTCAATTACGCAAGGAACAACCACTAACTACGCTATTATGGGTGTGGAAGATCGTGGACAAATGTTCGTTGGAGCTGGGATCGAAGTTTATGAAGGTATGATTGTTGGTATGAATTCTCGAGACAATGATATCTCTGTGAACGTTACTAAGATGAAGCCACAATCAAACGTTCGTTCTTCAAATAAAGACCAAACTGCCTCAATCAAAACTCCACGTGAGATGGGATTGGAAGCGGCTTTGGAATTCTTGAATGAAGATGAATATGTTGAAGTAACACCAGAAAATGTTCGAATTCGTAAAGATATTTTGAACACTTCTGAACGTGAGAAGTTTGCGAAGCGTCGCAAAATGTCACAACAATAA
- the coaD gene encoding pantetheine-phosphate adenylyltransferase codes for MVRKVIFPGSFDPFTNGHLDLVKRLSLLFDEVIIAIGQNQNKTSLFSPDERKILIEKIILETQIEHVEVLTYDGLTMKLVQTLHAQAIARGVRSAGDYQYEKNIAELNQKIAGVETVFLMARPENQAISSSMVKELAHFDADITTLVPKSVVQAIQQKYQRM; via the coding sequence ATGGTGCGTAAAGTTATTTTCCCTGGGAGTTTTGACCCTTTTACTAATGGCCATTTAGACTTAGTTAAGCGGTTAAGTTTGCTTTTTGATGAGGTGATAATTGCGATTGGCCAGAATCAGAATAAAACAAGTTTATTTTCGCCAGATGAGCGTAAAATTTTAATTGAAAAAATCATTTTAGAAACTCAAATCGAACATGTGGAAGTGTTAACCTATGATGGTCTCACAATGAAATTAGTCCAAACTTTGCATGCTCAGGCAATCGCTCGAGGAGTACGCAGTGCTGGTGACTATCAATATGAGAAAAATATTGCGGAGTTGAATCAGAAAATAGCGGGTGTTGAAACTGTTTTCTTAATGGCACGACCGGAAAATCAAGCAATTTCCAGTTCTATGGTTAAAGAATTAGCGCATTTTGACGCTGACATTACGACATTAGTCCCTAAATCTGTGGTTCAGGCCATTCAACAAAAATATCAAAGAATGTGA
- a CDS encoding manganese-dependent inorganic pyrophosphatase, with product MTKKLVFGHQNPDTDTIASAIAASYFLNQTMGEETEAVALGKPNAETQFTLDYFKLEPLRIIENAETPQVYLVDHNETSQSVKNIDDVEVVGVYDHHKINFSSNAPLWFINMPLGSVATVLYYEFKKSNTEIPSTVAGMMASAIISDTLLLKSPTTTSMDQPALEALAEIAGIQDYEAYGLELLKAGTNLSSRTAQELIDGDAKSFDFNGHAFRIGQVNTVDIDEALARQSEFEEAMAAEGYDNFLFVITDILNSNSKALYLGNAENEVAKAFDTNIENNVLNLPGVVSRKKQVVPPLTAVF from the coding sequence ATGACGAAAAAATTAGTTTTTGGACATCAAAATCCTGATACCGATACGATTGCATCGGCGATTGCAGCATCATATTTCTTGAATCAGACGATGGGAGAAGAGACAGAAGCAGTTGCCCTGGGGAAGCCAAACGCTGAGACACAATTTACTTTGGATTATTTTAAGCTTGAACCATTACGGATTATTGAAAATGCCGAAACACCACAAGTTTATTTGGTGGACCATAATGAAACGTCTCAATCAGTTAAAAACATTGATGATGTTGAAGTTGTGGGAGTTTATGATCACCATAAAATTAACTTTAGCTCAAATGCTCCACTTTGGTTTATCAATATGCCATTGGGGTCAGTTGCAACTGTTTTATATTATGAATTTAAAAAGAGTAATACTGAAATTCCAAGTACGGTTGCTGGAATGATGGCCTCAGCTATTATTTCTGATACTTTACTTTTGAAGAGTCCCACCACAACTTCAATGGATCAACCTGCCTTAGAGGCATTGGCTGAAATTGCAGGTATTCAAGATTATGAAGCTTATGGTCTTGAATTATTGAAGGCTGGAACGAATTTGTCAAGTCGAACGGCACAAGAATTAATTGATGGTGACGCCAAGTCATTTGATTTTAATGGACATGCTTTCCGCATTGGTCAAGTTAACACAGTTGATATTGACGAAGCTTTGGCACGCCAAAGTGAATTTGAGGAAGCTATGGCAGCAGAAGGTTATGATAACTTCTTATTTGTCATTACTGATATCTTAAATTCTAATTCAAAAGCGTTATATTTGGGAAATGCTGAGAACGAAGTCGCCAAGGCCTTTGATACCAATATTGAAAATAATGTTTTAAACTTACCAGGAGTTGTCTCTCGTAAAAAACAAGTTGTACCTCCTTTGACAGCTGTATTTTAA
- a CDS encoding UPF0223 family protein, producing MKSDLNFDYPLLAGWDTEDIIKVSALYSAVAKAYESGVAVEQLLTAYQGFKVVVTSKSEEKQLGRQFETMSGYSIYKTIQAARQTNKKQLIMEG from the coding sequence ATGAAAAGTGATTTGAATTTTGACTATCCGCTTCTCGCCGGTTGGGACACGGAAGATATTATTAAAGTCAGCGCTCTATACTCTGCTGTGGCAAAAGCATACGAAAGTGGGGTAGCAGTTGAGCAGTTACTTACAGCGTATCAGGGGTTTAAAGTAGTAGTTACTAGTAAAAGTGAAGAGAAGCAACTGGGGCGGCAGTTTGAAACGATGTCTGGATATAGTATTTATAAGACGATTCAAGCGGCTCGACAAACGAATAAAAAACAGTTGATTATGGAGGGCTAG
- the rnjA gene encoding ribonuclease J1: MAMDIDVQPNEAAVYALGGLGEIGKNTYAVQYGDDIVVIDAGVKFPEDELLGIDYVIPDYSYLVENIHKVRGLVITHGHEDHIGAIHFFLEAVNVPVYAGPLAAALITNKLEEHGLTNRTELNVIGEDDVLTFGQLSVEFFRTTHSIPDTFGVAVHTPVGVIVETGDFKFDLTPTTHQPPNLQKMARLGAEGVLLLMSDSTNAERDEFSKSERCVGKTIDQLFDDINGRIIFATFASNMSRVQMATEAALAHGRKIAVFGRSMDTAVRNGLALGYLNIPEDMLIDAHEANKLPPEKVLILSTGSQGEPMAALARIANGTHKQIKIHPNDTVIFSSSPIPGNTQSVNHVINELEEAGANVIYGKVNNIHTSGHGGQEEQKLMLSLMKPKYFMPVHGEYRMLKVHAGLGEAVGVPTDNTFILDNGDVLALTADNARVADHIPAADTYVDGNGIGDVGTAVLKDRQMLSQDGLVVVVATIDLKSQEITAGPDILSRGFIYMRESEDLINEGRREIFKAILTAMREPNANENTIRNAVISKLQRFLFSQTKRRPLILPMFIMI; encoded by the coding sequence ATGGCAATGGATATTGATGTACAACCAAATGAAGCCGCAGTATATGCTTTGGGTGGCTTAGGTGAAATTGGAAAAAATACATACGCTGTTCAATATGGTGATGATATTGTCGTCATTGATGCAGGTGTTAAATTTCCTGAAGATGAACTTTTAGGAATTGATTACGTCATTCCGGACTATTCATACCTCGTTGAAAATATTCATAAAGTTCGAGGATTAGTGATTACTCATGGGCACGAAGACCATATTGGTGCCATTCATTTCTTCTTGGAAGCCGTTAACGTCCCTGTTTATGCAGGACCTTTAGCAGCCGCTTTAATTACCAATAAATTAGAAGAACATGGCCTCACCAATCGCACTGAATTAAATGTCATCGGTGAAGATGATGTGCTAACATTCGGTCAATTATCGGTTGAATTTTTCAGAACAACTCACTCTATTCCAGATACCTTTGGGGTGGCAGTTCACACGCCGGTCGGTGTCATTGTTGAAACGGGTGATTTTAAATTTGATCTGACTCCAACCACTCATCAGCCACCTAACTTGCAAAAAATGGCTCGTCTAGGTGCTGAAGGCGTGCTCTTGTTGATGTCTGATTCAACCAATGCTGAACGTGACGAATTTTCAAAGTCAGAACGTTGTGTCGGGAAAACAATTGATCAATTGTTTGATGATATCAACGGTCGGATTATCTTTGCGACCTTTGCGTCAAATATGTCAAGAGTTCAAATGGCCACTGAGGCAGCTCTGGCCCATGGACGAAAAATTGCCGTCTTCGGACGGTCAATGGATACAGCGGTTCGCAATGGATTAGCTTTGGGTTATTTAAATATTCCAGAAGATATGTTAATTGATGCGCATGAAGCCAATAAACTTCCACCTGAAAAAGTATTGATCTTATCTACTGGATCACAAGGTGAACCTATGGCCGCCTTAGCGCGTATTGCCAATGGAACCCATAAACAGATTAAAATTCATCCCAATGATACTGTCATTTTCTCCTCTTCTCCTATTCCAGGAAATACTCAATCTGTAAACCACGTGATTAACGAATTAGAGGAAGCTGGTGCCAATGTCATTTATGGTAAGGTCAATAATATTCACACCTCTGGTCATGGGGGCCAAGAAGAACAAAAATTGATGTTATCGTTGATGAAACCTAAGTATTTCATGCCTGTCCATGGTGAGTATCGGATGTTAAAAGTCCACGCTGGATTAGGTGAAGCCGTTGGTGTACCAACTGATAATACGTTCATTTTAGATAATGGTGACGTCTTAGCGCTAACTGCTGATAATGCCAGGGTGGCCGATCACATTCCTGCTGCTGATACTTATGTTGACGGAAATGGAATTGGTGACGTTGGGACAGCGGTCCTAAAAGATCGTCAAATGCTGTCACAAGACGGATTAGTAGTCGTCGTTGCAACAATTGATTTAAAAAGTCAAGAAATTACGGCTGGTCCGGATATTCTATCACGCGGCTTCATCTATATGCGTGAATCAGAAGACTTGATTAATGAAGGCCGTCGTGAAATTTTCAAGGCGATCCTCACGGCTATGCGGGAACCCAATGCGAATGAAAATACTATTCGTAATGCTGTTATTTCTAAATTACAGCGTTTCCTATTTAGTCAAACTAAGCGTCGGCCACTGATCTTACCAATGTTTATTATGATTTAA
- a CDS encoding FtsW/RodA/SpoVE family cell cycle protein produces MVKLFKKIQDRMRYFDWWIAILVLGLMSFGSVMSFSASAGLLMGTPLSALSKQLVFYFIAFLMMLIGYHASQKWIKSLGLIAYLMYGLSLLLMVMTLFFPPINGARGWIIWGPISIQPVELYKVCLILWGSFAMTRQHANNYNFWHLGWIRFGIIFFLLLSFPDTGGLIITTGIIAIIIMASGVKKRFAIVSMGGVILIWQIGLRAIEPILSMSSHYSWRRFTAYLNPWKYAQTTGNQVINSYYAISNGGLFGRGLGRSLQKNSNLPEPNTDFIMAVVSEEMGAIGVGLVILALLIIVWRLIYFAFRTPSMRYRLLLVGSASYLLLQMIVNLGGVVGALPITGVTFPLISVGGSSILSLGMMFAIDLNVIKQIKIEKEAYLADKNKEQA; encoded by the coding sequence TTGGTAAAATTATTTAAAAAAATTCAAGATCGAATGCGATATTTTGACTGGTGGATTGCGATTCTAGTTTTAGGACTGATGTCTTTTGGAAGTGTAATGTCATTTTCTGCTAGCGCGGGTCTATTAATGGGGACTCCGTTAAGTGCACTATCAAAACAGTTAGTGTTTTATTTTATCGCGTTTCTAATGATGTTAATTGGTTACCATGCCTCGCAAAAATGGATTAAATCATTGGGGTTGATTGCCTACCTAATGTATGGATTATCACTGCTTTTGATGGTTATGACACTTTTCTTCCCTCCCATTAATGGGGCACGTGGATGGATTATTTGGGGACCCATTTCAATTCAACCTGTCGAGCTTTATAAAGTCTGTTTAATTTTATGGGGTTCATTTGCAATGACCCGTCAACATGCAAATAACTACAATTTTTGGCATTTAGGTTGGATCCGGTTTGGTATAATATTTTTCCTGCTACTTAGTTTTCCGGATACGGGTGGATTAATTATTACGACGGGAATTATCGCTATTATAATTATGGCCTCGGGAGTCAAAAAAAGATTCGCAATTGTTTCAATGGGTGGAGTTATCTTAATTTGGCAGATTGGGTTACGTGCCATTGAGCCTATTCTGTCGATGTCATCACATTATAGTTGGCGTCGTTTTACCGCTTATCTGAATCCGTGGAAGTATGCCCAAACAACTGGTAATCAGGTTATTAATTCATATTATGCCATTAGTAATGGTGGTTTATTTGGGCGCGGTTTGGGACGTAGTTTACAAAAGAACAGTAATTTGCCTGAACCAAATACAGATTTTATCATGGCCGTAGTGAGTGAGGAAATGGGGGCGATTGGGGTTGGTTTGGTTATCTTGGCGCTCTTAATTATTGTCTGGCGTTTAATTTATTTCGCCTTCCGTACACCTTCAATGCGTTATCGTCTATTATTAGTAGGTTCAGCTAGCTATTTGTTATTACAGATGATCGTTAACTTGGGAGGAGTTGTGGGAGCATTACCAATTACGGGGGTAACATTCCCTTTGATCTCGGTTGGAGGTTCTTCCATCCTTTCGCTTGGAATGATGTTTGCAATTGATTTGAATGTAATTAAGCAAATTAAAATTGAAAAAGAAGCATATTTAGCTGATAAAAATAAGGAGCAAGCTTAA
- a CDS encoding M15 family metallopeptidase, with translation MFKKLFLPILLIICALSGLVLILHNSAQQKPQVQSSQPITQKNKHQTYKTDHNLIVVNKKHPLNQNYNPFNGAIDSNNPNGAGLSKATNQAKTQIISDLQTAGFPISDQVSGYRSFNYQTTLYNNYVTSHGQKEADTFSARPGYSEHQSGLAFDLTGQNGQLPTDDKLYHWLQNNAHKYGLIIRFPRNSSAKTGYMGEEWHLRYIGVKNATKMYQKKIKTLEEFTGIIGGDYHQDARQDQMAVKE, from the coding sequence ATGTTTAAAAAGCTATTTTTACCAATTTTGTTGATCATTTGCGCATTATCAGGCTTAGTTTTGATCCTGCACAATTCTGCGCAACAAAAGCCACAAGTACAATCATCACAACCAATTACTCAAAAAAACAAGCATCAAACCTACAAAACTGACCACAATTTAATCGTTGTTAACAAGAAACATCCTCTCAATCAAAACTATAACCCTTTCAATGGGGCAATAGATAGTAATAACCCAAATGGTGCAGGTCTTTCTAAAGCAACCAATCAAGCCAAAACGCAAATAATTTCAGATCTACAGACAGCAGGCTTCCCTATATCAGATCAAGTTTCTGGTTATCGTTCATTTAATTATCAAACTACGCTTTATAATAATTACGTTACAAGTCATGGACAAAAAGAAGCCGATACTTTTTCAGCTCGACCCGGTTACTCTGAACATCAAAGTGGTTTAGCTTTTGATCTAACCGGACAAAATGGTCAATTACCCACCGATGATAAGCTCTATCATTGGCTTCAAAATAATGCCCATAAGTATGGACTAATCATTCGTTTTCCTCGAAATTCAAGTGCCAAAACTGGTTACATGGGTGAAGAATGGCACCTCCGCTATATCGGTGTCAAAAACGCAACAAAGATGTATCAAAAAAAGATCAAAACGCTTGAAGAATTTACAGGAATCATTGGCGGTGATTATCATCAAGACGCTCGACAAGACCAAATGGCAGTCAAGGAGTAA
- a CDS encoding DNA-directed RNA polymerase subunit epsilon, producing MIYKIYFQPTKTQNPKRESTKSLYLEASDLPAARLAVESKTDYNVEQIEELSEAALTYEQQSLGERFKLTEF from the coding sequence ATGATTTACAAAATATATTTTCAACCTACCAAAACACAAAATCCTAAACGGGAAAGTACTAAGTCACTTTATCTCGAGGCCTCTGATCTACCTGCAGCTCGGTTAGCCGTTGAATCAAAAACTGATTATAACGTCGAACAAATTGAAGAGCTTTCTGAAGCAGCGTTGACTTATGAGCAACAAAGCCTTGGTGAACGGTTTAAATTAACGGAGTTCTAA
- a CDS encoding YlbG family protein: MTLEIKARRSVIVYLNNVKQAKQLRRFGVIEYISDKLKYAVIYMDEADIDKKQLLISRLGFVKSVEVSNWPEVDSTVGGNQDVVAFTVDEFELDDLVVDDEL, from the coding sequence ATGACATTAGAAATTAAAGCACGTCGAAGTGTGATTGTTTACTTAAATAATGTAAAACAAGCTAAACAATTACGACGTTTTGGAGTGATTGAATATATTTCAGATAAATTAAAATATGCGGTTATTTATATGGATGAAGCCGATATTGATAAGAAGCAACTTTTAATTAGTCGCTTAGGATTTGTGAAATCAGTGGAAGTTTCCAACTGGCCTGAGGTTGATTCGACGGTCGGCGGTAATCAAGACGTTGTGGCATTTACGGTTGATGAATTTGAACTAGATGATTTAGTAGTTGATGATGAATTATAG
- the rsmD gene encoding 16S rRNA (guanine(966)-N(2))-methyltransferase RsmD has product MRIISGEYGGRMIKAVPGSATRPTTDKIKEAIFNLIGPYFDGGRSLDLYAGSGGLSIEGVSRGIEQAVLVDRQFAAIKIIKENVAVTKEEGKFNIIKSSAEQAIQRLSGQKPFDLFYFDPPYAKQTIQADVAKLSENGLIAKEAILMAETDQEANLPEEIGNFKLWKQREYGITVITIYRFEE; this is encoded by the coding sequence ATGCGAATTATAAGTGGAGAGTACGGGGGCCGAATGATTAAAGCGGTGCCTGGGTCAGCAACGCGACCCACAACAGATAAAATTAAAGAAGCCATTTTTAATTTGATCGGTCCTTATTTTGATGGTGGACGTTCTTTGGATTTATATGCTGGTTCAGGTGGGTTGAGTATTGAAGGAGTTTCGCGAGGAATTGAACAGGCCGTCTTGGTTGATCGACAATTTGCAGCCATAAAAATAATTAAAGAAAATGTTGCGGTAACTAAAGAAGAGGGAAAATTCAATATCATTAAGAGTAGTGCGGAACAAGCAATCCAACGTCTTAGTGGACAAAAACCATTTGATTTATTTTATTTTGATCCGCCATATGCTAAACAAACGATTCAAGCAGATGTTGCTAAACTATCTGAAAATGGCCTGATTGCTAAGGAAGCTATTTTGATGGCAGAAACAGATCAAGAAGCTAATTTGCCAGAAGAGATTGGTAATTTCAAATTATGGAAACAGCGCGAATATGGAATAACTGTGATAACTATCTATCGTTTTGAGGAGTAA
- a CDS encoding inositol monophosphatase family protein: MDKLPVNHMQLDRLVLDWMAEVRTYILKEIQRPIIVNTKSNMRDLVTNLDQNVEKIYIEKIKQYDPNAQILSEEGFGDEITDLTGPVWIIDPIDGTMNFIKQRDEYASMLAYFYDGQAQGAWIMDVVKNEIVHGGPFQKVWLNQNLMEPPVERSLEQSLLSFSGIHLLYDHFQYQTMARAALGYRVYGSAGISFIRLLKGQLGGFTSVLKPWDFAAGLILCQALGLQVKTLDGQTVNVLSSNVILAAQSLVATDIKMLTNTSSNL, encoded by the coding sequence ATGGATAAACTACCAGTTAATCATATGCAACTGGATCGATTAGTTTTAGATTGGATGGCTGAAGTAAGAACTTACATTTTGAAAGAAATTCAAAGACCAATAATCGTTAATACTAAAAGTAATATGCGTGATTTGGTTACTAATTTGGATCAGAATGTAGAAAAAATTTATATTGAAAAGATCAAACAATATGATCCAAACGCTCAAATTTTAAGCGAAGAAGGGTTTGGTGACGAGATTACTGATCTTACTGGACCGGTTTGGATTATTGATCCGATTGACGGAACCATGAATTTTATTAAACAAAGGGACGAATATGCCTCAATGTTAGCTTATTTTTACGATGGTCAGGCACAAGGGGCTTGGATAATGGACGTTGTTAAAAATGAGATAGTGCACGGTGGTCCATTCCAAAAGGTTTGGCTCAATCAAAATCTAATGGAACCTCCAGTGGAAAGATCGTTAGAACAGAGTTTGCTGTCTTTTTCAGGAATTCACCTACTATATGACCATTTTCAATATCAAACGATGGCACGTGCTGCTCTAGGCTATCGTGTATATGGATCAGCTGGTATTTCATTCATCCGTTTGTTAAAAGGCCAATTAGGTGGCTTTACAAGTGTTCTAAAGCCATGGGATTTTGCGGCAGGATTAATTTTATGCCAAGCACTAGGGTTGCAAGTAAAAACACTTGACGGTCAAACAGTGAACGTGTTATCATCAAATGTCATCTTAGCAGCTCAAAGTTTAGTTGCGACAGATATTAAAATGTTGACTAATACGTCAAGTAACCTCTAA